The following nucleotide sequence is from bacterium.
CGCGGGCTGCGGGCACGGCATCGTCACGAAAGCGATCCTGCGGGCTATCGGTCGCGTGGGCTGGAGCCAGGATGACACGGTGATTGTCTCCGGTATCGGCTGCTCGAGCCGTATGCCGGGTTACGTCGACTTCAACACCCTGCACACCACCCACGGGCGGGCCATCCCGTTCGCCACCGGCGTCAAGATGGCCAACCCCAAGCTGAATGTCATCGTCATCACCGGAGACGGGGACGCCACAGCGATCGGCGGCAACCACTACATCCATGCCGCACGGCGAAACATCGATCTGACGATCGTCCTGATGAACAACACCATCTACGGCATGACCGGCGGCCAGGTCAGTCCCACGACACCCAGGGGCAAGCGGGCCAGCACCGCATCGTTTGGCAATATCGAACCGGCGTTCAACATCAGCGGGCTGGCCGAAGCCGCGGGCGCGACCTTCGTGGCGCGCGGCACGGCCTACGGAGCCGTCCAGCTC
It contains:
- a CDS encoding 2-oxoacid:ferredoxin oxidoreductase subunit beta is translated as MDSFDYFPYLRDKKFPLIWCAGCGHGIVTKAILRAIGRVGWSQDDTVIVSGIGCSSRMPGYVDFNTLHTTHGRAIPFATGVKMANPKLNVIVITGDGDATAIGGNHYIHAARRNIDLTIVLMNNTIYGMTGGQVSPTTPRGKRASTASFGNIEPAFNISGLAEAAGATFVARGTAYGAVQLSKYIEQAMLKKGFSVVEAMSPCPTVFGRRNKMKDPVQMMEDLKARSVPVKKAATMTAEELEDMIVTGVLTDIEKPEYTAEYDKLIAKLGGSA